The Streptomyces kanamyceticus DNA segment GTCACCGGCCAGAACCACCTCTGGTCGGTGGACGAGCACGTGGACGACATCCTCGGCACGGTCCGCCCGCTGGAACCCATCGAGCTCCAACTCCTCGACGCCCAGGGCTGCGTGCTCGTCGAGGACGTCACGGTGCCCGTCTCGCTGCCGCCCTTCGACAACAGCTCCATGGACGGGTACGCGGTGCGCGTCGCCGATGTCGCGGGCGCGAGCGAGGAGTTCCCCGCCGTCCTGACCGTCATCGGCGACGTGGCCGCGGGCGCGGGCGCCGGACCCACCGTCGGCGCGGGGCAGGCCGCGCGCATCATGACCGGTGCCCCGCTGCCGCCCGGCGCCGAGGCCGTCGTCCCCGTGGAGTGGACCGACGGAGGCCTCGGCGAGGGCCCCGTCTCCGGCATGCGCGCCCACAGCGCGGCCCCCGAGGGCGCGTCGGGCGAGGTCCGTGTGCACCGCCCCGCCGAGGCACGCGCGCACGTACGCGCGCGTGGCAGCGACGTCCAGGCGGGCGACCGCGCCCTGACCGCGGGCACGGTGCTCGGTGCGCCGCAGATCGCCCTGCTCGCCGCGATCGGCCGCGGCACGGTGAAGGTGCGCCCGCGCCCGCGCGTGGTCGTCATGTCCACCGGCAGCGAACTGATCCAGCCGGGCGAGGAGTTGGCCGAGGGGCAGATCTACGACTCCAACAGCTTCGCCCTCACGGCGGCCGCCAGGGACGCCGGAGCCATCGCCTACCGGGTCGGCGCGGTGGCCGACGACGCGGAGACGCTGCGCTCCACCATCGAGGACCAGCTGATCCGCGCCGACCTCATCGTCACCACGGGCGGCGTGAGCGTCGGCGCGTACGACGTCGTCAAGGAGGCCCTGTCCGCCATCGGCGACCCCGACGACGAGGAGGGCATCGGGGCGGGCAGCGGCGTGGAGTTCCGCAAGCTCGCCATGCAGCCGGGCAAGCCGCAGGGCTTCGGCTCGATCGGCCCCGACCACACGCCGCTCCTCGCGCTGCCGGGCAACCCCGTGTCGTCGTACGTCTCCTTCGAGATCTTCGTGCGCCCCGCGATCCGCGCCCTGATGGGCCTCCCGGAGGTGCACAGGCCCACCACGCGCGCGGAGCTGGTCGCGGACAAGGCGCTCGGCTCTCCCGAGGGACGCCGACAGTTCCTGCGCGGGAAGTACGACGCGGAGGCCGGTGAAGTGACGCCCGTGGGCGGTTCCGGTTCGCATCTGATCGCCGCGCTCGCGCACGCGGACGCGCTGATCGTCGTCCCCGAGGCCACCACATCGGTGGAGCCCGGCACCGACGTCGAGGTGGTCCTGCTCGGCTGAGAAGGCCGCCCGCGCGGTACCGTGTCGCGCACAACAGGCCCGCGCGCCGCACCGCGCGGGGCCCGGACCGGGAGCGCCACAGCACATGACCGCGATTTCCCGGGGGGACACCCCCGGAGCCCCTGAGCAGCAGCGACTGACGCACATCGACGAGGCGGGTGCCGCCCGCATGGTCGACGTGTCCGAGAAGGACGTGACCGCGCGCACCGCGCGCGCCAGCGGCCGCGTCCTGGTCTCGCCCCGCGTGATCGAGCTGCTGCGCGGTGAGGGCGTCCCCAAGGGCGATGCCCTCGCCACCGCACGCATCGCGGGCATCATGGGCGCCAAACGCACGCCCGACCTGATCCCGCTCTGCCACCCACTGGCGGTCTCCGGAGTGAAACTCGACCTCTCCGTAGCGGACGACGCCGTCGAGATCCTCGCCACCGTGAAGACGACCGACCGTACGGGCGTCGAGATGGAGGCCCTCACCGCGGTGAGCGTCGCCGCCCTCACCGTGATCGACATGGTGAAGGCCGTCGACAAGGGGGCGGTCATCACGGACGTGCGCGTGGAGGAGAAGACCGGCGGGAAGTCCGGTACGTGGAACCGCGAGGGACGTGCGGGAGCAGAGGCGTGAGGGCCGGGAACGTGGGATCGGGCGCGGGCACGGGAGCGGGCGACGGGCACGGGGCGGCCGCCGCGTCGCGGCCGGATTCGCCGCAGATCCGGGACATGCCGCAGGCCCTGGACACGCCGCTGGCCCCTGACGCATCGCAGGCCCCGGACACATCGCCGGGCGGCGCGCCGGCCGCGTCGTACAGCGCGCTCGTCGTGACGGCCTCGAACCGCGCGGCGGCCGGGATCTACGCCGACCGCGGCGGCCCCCTGCTCGCCGATGGCCTGACCGCGCTCGGCTTCGCCGTGGACGGCCCTCAGGTCGTGCCCGACGGCGACCCCGTCGAGCAGGCCCTGCGGGCGGGTGTCGCGGCCGGATACGACGTCATCCTGACCACCGGCGGCACCGGCATCTCGCCCACCGACCGCACCCCCGACGTCACCCGCCGCGTCATCGACCACGAGGTGCCCGGCATCGCGGAGGCGATCCGCGCGTACGGCAGGGACAAGGTGCCCACGGCCGTACTCTCCCGGGGCCTCGCCGGAGTCGCGGGCCGCACGCTCATCGTGAACCTGCCGGGCTCCACCGGCGGCGTACGCGACGGAATCGCCGTCCTGGAGCCGCTGCTCACACACGCCGTGGACCAGCTGCGCGGCGGCGACCATCCCAGACCCGCGGGAGGTGCGAGCTGAACAGCCCTTCCTGGCCCGTGGAGCTGAGGGACGGAGACATCGCCCTCCGCCCCATAAAGATGCGCGACCAGCGGCCCTGGCGCGAGGTCAACCGGCGCAACCGCGACTGGCTGCGCCCCTGGGAGGCCACGATTCCGCCGCCCACGCCGAGCGGCCCGATCGTGCACAGGCCCACCTACCGGCAGATGGTCAGACACCTGCGCGCCGAGGC contains these protein-coding regions:
- the moaC gene encoding cyclic pyranopterin monophosphate synthase MoaC — its product is MTAISRGDTPGAPEQQRLTHIDEAGAARMVDVSEKDVTARTARASGRVLVSPRVIELLRGEGVPKGDALATARIAGIMGAKRTPDLIPLCHPLAVSGVKLDLSVADDAVEILATVKTTDRTGVEMEALTAVSVAALTVIDMVKAVDKGAVITDVRVEEKTGGKSGTWNREGRAGAEA
- the glp gene encoding molybdotransferase-like divisome protein Glp, whose translation is MSSSTTTPVTGQNHLWSVDEHVDDILGTVRPLEPIELQLLDAQGCVLVEDVTVPVSLPPFDNSSMDGYAVRVADVAGASEEFPAVLTVIGDVAAGAGAGPTVGAGQAARIMTGAPLPPGAEAVVPVEWTDGGLGEGPVSGMRAHSAAPEGASGEVRVHRPAEARAHVRARGSDVQAGDRALTAGTVLGAPQIALLAAIGRGTVKVRPRPRVVVMSTGSELIQPGEELAEGQIYDSNSFALTAAARDAGAIAYRVGAVADDAETLRSTIEDQLIRADLIVTTGGVSVGAYDVVKEALSAIGDPDDEEGIGAGSGVEFRKLAMQPGKPQGFGSIGPDHTPLLALPGNPVSSYVSFEIFVRPAIRALMGLPEVHRPTTRAELVADKALGSPEGRRQFLRGKYDAEAGEVTPVGGSGSHLIAALAHADALIVVPEATTSVEPGTDVEVVLLG
- a CDS encoding MogA/MoaB family molybdenum cofactor biosynthesis protein, whose amino-acid sequence is MPQALDTPLAPDASQAPDTSPGGAPAASYSALVVTASNRAAAGIYADRGGPLLADGLTALGFAVDGPQVVPDGDPVEQALRAGVAAGYDVILTTGGTGISPTDRTPDVTRRVIDHEVPGIAEAIRAYGRDKVPTAVLSRGLAGVAGRTLIVNLPGSTGGVRDGIAVLEPLLTHAVDQLRGGDHPRPAGGAS